In the Gammaproteobacteria bacterium genome, one interval contains:
- a CDS encoding TonB-dependent receptor plug domain-containing protein, giving the protein MNRTLGNIKTTALPAVATVVLALAGAATSAQSEETLTLDIEPQKAGPALVSLARSSGVQIMLTEGDGQEVEVDGLKGEYRFEEALAAMLTNTGLEYEFASENVVLVQQAQEGEDADSDAAAEEPAVEEEEEPLELEKQVVTGSRLVGGDPTARIYSYTAEDIAARGVSTLEEFFRTLPWTYPSITTQTNTSLHFDGSDQDEEYIELGLGISTVNLRNMGSANTLVLMNGRRIAGAGQEDDFANVLNVPLSAIERVDIQLDGASAVYGSDAIGGVVNFITKRNYSGLSLDYRQEFSSTDANQNTASITGGYAWGSGNVTAIVSRDTSDPITNAKTGLTTLDFRPRLGPEFDLRSYTIGQPGVVCEFEAPSWAPTFYRCVRNGPRYQLPANHSGAGATVDDFIVFARTDPSPIPYDSLLPQNGEESTTDSFTVNFEQYLTDDLRVYADLAYSKRESYQEHAPRIVGVIPVPSTNAYNPFGRPMLVQYAAIREFQEGQLPPHFTEAVSEKRDLNFGAIWQFADSHELSLDVTRTKSEREVYRLQARGRREQWDPTANAYYDALSSSDPSRAFNFFGNGEAQVASFDGFLTTTQGPITGDSETRQYNLTLRGSLFDMWGGRAAYSAGAEYRENIIFQTRTFTTSSSGRLSLNMEDSGSRIGVDRPSREISAYYAELALPLIGRENSRPGVHSLILSLQARHDKNESTGSAYIGTRGAYLSFEFLDPLPVPYWHPEDGWLIYQQRQWAFHYADVVHDFNYTTTKQTRTSPSVGLRYQPVESLIMRTRWTRAFRAPVWSDQFQTCIDPPPDSFCSPDTRFRTSFSGVDPYHPDGPTEFSLPFGSVIRQVYNTDLKNEYSDTYSVGFEWNALTIPGLKWTVDWSKTDFSNRIEDGVEVAFMAQLRPELIMNHPQVVTRDANGEIESMLFLPINLNEKYSELIDTSLQYTIDTRFGSFTPGIAYTRVLADRVQVGPTEDSRLEFEGTMNGPDEYQLEGSLSWLWNQYAASVFVYYTPSYVNDRAAYCSSARQNVPNSRCAAIPWEWLSIDVGSLTTVDLTFTYLMDNGLRIRVGGRNILDRAAPPNVFGGLPYDPTRWDARGQVFFVDLNWEI; this is encoded by the coding sequence ATGAACAGAACTTTGGGAAACATCAAGACGACGGCGCTGCCGGCAGTGGCCACTGTTGTGCTGGCGCTCGCGGGAGCAGCCACGTCGGCTCAGTCCGAGGAAACGCTGACGCTGGATATCGAGCCGCAAAAGGCCGGCCCGGCGCTGGTAAGCCTGGCCAGATCCTCGGGCGTGCAGATCATGCTTACCGAGGGAGACGGACAAGAGGTTGAAGTCGACGGCTTGAAGGGCGAATACCGGTTTGAGGAAGCCCTGGCCGCCATGTTGACCAACACCGGCCTCGAATACGAGTTCGCCTCCGAAAACGTCGTGCTCGTGCAACAGGCGCAGGAGGGCGAGGACGCCGACTCCGATGCGGCTGCCGAAGAGCCCGCTGTGGAGGAAGAAGAAGAGCCGCTGGAACTGGAGAAACAGGTTGTGACCGGCTCCCGCCTGGTGGGTGGCGACCCGACCGCCAGGATATACAGCTACACGGCCGAGGACATCGCGGCCCGCGGCGTGTCCACGCTGGAGGAGTTCTTCCGCACCCTGCCGTGGACCTATCCGTCCATCACCACGCAGACCAACACCAGTCTGCATTTTGATGGCTCCGATCAGGACGAAGAGTACATCGAGTTGGGGCTGGGCATCTCCACGGTCAACCTGCGGAACATGGGCTCGGCCAATACGCTCGTGCTGATGAACGGCCGGCGAATTGCCGGCGCCGGGCAGGAGGACGACTTCGCCAACGTTCTTAACGTTCCGCTCTCGGCCATCGAGCGCGTGGATATCCAGTTGGACGGCGCTTCGGCGGTATACGGATCCGACGCCATCGGCGGCGTGGTGAACTTCATCACCAAGAGGAACTACTCCGGCCTGTCGCTGGACTACCGCCAAGAATTCAGTTCCACCGATGCGAACCAGAACACAGCCAGCATTACGGGCGGGTATGCATGGGGCAGCGGCAATGTTACCGCCATCGTTTCGCGCGATACCTCCGATCCGATTACCAACGCCAAGACCGGGCTAACCACGCTTGATTTTCGGCCAAGGCTGGGCCCGGAATTCGATCTTCGCAGCTATACGATCGGTCAGCCCGGCGTGGTGTGTGAATTCGAGGCCCCTTCGTGGGCGCCCACGTTTTACCGGTGCGTGCGCAACGGGCCCCGTTATCAGCTTCCCGCAAACCACAGCGGTGCGGGCGCCACGGTGGACGACTTCATCGTTTTCGCTCGCACAGACCCGTCTCCTATCCCCTATGACTCGCTCTTGCCGCAAAATGGCGAGGAATCGACAACGGACTCGTTCACCGTCAATTTCGAACAATACTTGACGGACGATCTACGGGTGTACGCGGATCTTGCCTACTCCAAACGCGAGTCATACCAGGAGCACGCCCCGCGGATTGTGGGCGTTATCCCGGTACCGTCCACCAACGCCTACAACCCCTTTGGTCGCCCCATGCTGGTGCAATACGCGGCGATTCGGGAGTTTCAGGAAGGTCAGCTTCCCCCACATTTCACGGAAGCGGTAAGCGAAAAGCGTGACCTGAACTTCGGAGCGATCTGGCAATTCGCCGACTCGCATGAACTCAGTCTGGACGTCACGCGCACCAAATCGGAACGGGAGGTATACCGGCTGCAGGCACGCGGACGACGCGAGCAATGGGATCCAACGGCCAACGCCTATTACGACGCATTGTCGAGTTCCGACCCGAGCCGTGCCTTCAACTTTTTCGGTAACGGCGAGGCCCAGGTGGCCTCGTTCGATGGGTTTCTGACCACCACCCAAGGCCCCATTACAGGGGACAGCGAAACCCGTCAGTACAACCTCACGCTGCGAGGCAGCCTGTTCGACATGTGGGGCGGGCGGGCTGCGTACTCGGCCGGCGCGGAATATCGCGAGAACATCATCTTCCAGACCCGGACCTTTACCACCTCTTCGTCGGGACGACTCTCTCTGAACATGGAGGACAGCGGATCGAGAATCGGCGTGGACCGGCCGTCCCGCGAGATTTCCGCTTACTATGCCGAACTGGCCCTGCCGCTGATCGGTCGGGAAAACTCACGTCCCGGCGTACATTCCCTGATCCTCAGCCTCCAGGCCCGGCACGACAAGAACGAGTCTACGGGCTCCGCCTACATCGGAACGCGAGGGGCCTACCTGAGTTTTGAGTTCCTGGATCCACTGCCGGTTCCCTACTGGCACCCGGAAGACGGTTGGCTGATATATCAACAGCGCCAGTGGGCCTTCCACTACGCTGACGTGGTGCACGATTTCAACTACACGACCACGAAACAAACCCGGACCAGCCCGAGCGTGGGCCTGCGTTATCAGCCGGTTGAGAGTTTAATAATGCGCACCCGCTGGACGCGCGCCTTCCGCGCGCCGGTGTGGTCCGATCAGTTCCAGACCTGCATTGATCCGCCTCCGGATTCCTTCTGCTCGCCGGATACGCGATTCAGGACCAGCTTCAGTGGCGTGGATCCGTACCATCCGGATGGCCCGACTGAATTCTCCCTGCCTTTTGGAAGTGTCATCCGGCAGGTGTACAACACGGACCTGAAGAACGAGTATTCCGACACGTATTCCGTGGGCTTTGAATGGAATGCGTTGACGATTCCCGGGCTGAAATGGACGGTCGACTGGTCCAAGACCGACTTCTCCAACCGCATCGAAGATGGTGTCGAAGTGGCGTTCATGGCGCAGCTACGCCCCGAATTGATCATGAATCATCCGCAAGTGGTCACCCGCGACGCAAACGGCGAAATCGAGTCGATGCTCTTCCTTCCGATCAATCTCAACGAGAAATACAGCGAACTGATCGACACCAGCCTGCAATACACAATTGACACGAGATTCGGCAGCTTCACGCCGGGAATCGCTTACACGCGCGTCCTGGCGGACCGCGTACAAGTCGGTCCCACGGAGGATAGCCGGCTTGAATTCGAAGGAACGATGAACGGACCTGACGAGTACCAACTGGAAGGCTCGCTGAGTTGGCTGTGGAACCAGTATGCCGCCAGCGTGTTCGTGTACTACACGCCTTCGTACGTCAACGACCGCGCAGCCTACTGCAGCAGCGCACGCCAGAACGTTCCCAACAGCCGTTGCGCCGCGATTCCCTGGGAATGGTTGAGTATCGACGTGGGCTCGCTGACCACGGTGGATCTGACGTTCACCTACCTCATGGACAATGGACTGCGCATCCGGGTCGGGGGCCGCAACATCCTTGACAGGGCCGCCCCGCCAAACGTGTTCGGCGGCCTACCGTACGATCCGACCCGCTGGGACGCGCGCGGGCAGGTGTTCTTCGTCGACCTGAACTGGGAGATATAG
- a CDS encoding type II toxin-antitoxin system VapC family toxin codes for MQRLLLDTHAFIWWLSDVPQLTQLAHDGIADPRNEVLVSAISGWEIAVKRAKGRITAPDNLGTMVTERGFTHLPLSFQHAEQAGRLPMHHRDPFDRFLIAQAQCENLILVTRDARIRRYDVRTLAA; via the coding sequence ATGCAGCGCCTGTTGCTGGACACGCATGCATTCATATGGTGGCTGTCGGACGTTCCTCAATTGACCCAACTCGCGCACGACGGAATTGCCGACCCTCGCAATGAAGTCCTCGTCAGCGCGATTTCCGGCTGGGAGATTGCCGTCAAACGCGCGAAGGGCCGGATTACGGCGCCCGACAATCTGGGGACGATGGTTACGGAACGAGGCTTCACGCATCTGCCCTTGTCCTTCCAGCACGCGGAGCAGGCAGGGCGTCTCCCCATGCATCACCGCGACCCGTTCGACCGGTTCCTTATCGCCCAGGCGCAATGCGAAAATTTGATCCTCGTTACGCGGGATGCCCGTATCCGCCGCTATGACGTGCGCACGCTGGCGGCGTGA
- a CDS encoding type II toxin-antitoxin system prevent-host-death family antitoxin, whose protein sequence is MKVNMHEAKSQLSKLGKLAWEGEEIVIARAGEAWLRLTPYRESLEPRKSGGLEGRIWISPDFDEEDEELTEAIENSKVFPDSDR, encoded by the coding sequence ATGAAAGTGAACATGCACGAAGCGAAATCGCAACTCTCGAAACTGGGCAAGCTGGCCTGGGAAGGCGAGGAAATCGTAATCGCCCGAGCGGGGGAGGCCTGGTTGCGTCTGACGCCGTATCGTGAATCCCTGGAGCCACGAAAATCCGGTGGGCTGGAAGGCCGCATCTGGATTTCTCCCGACTTCGACGAGGAAGACGAAGAGCTCACGGAGGCGATAGAGAACTCGAAGGTTTTCCCGGACTCGGATCGATAA
- a CDS encoding sigma-70 family RNA polymerase sigma factor encodes MSRRISCLFVRNSRQFRERSILGESIGIGRRPINTAFKRGQDNVIDLASHGRPERRRLVERLFGEHAHALRVFLKGRLVPPDEIEDLVQELFVRLMKVKRLEEKMSASSGSNRSYLLTMANNMVVDQQRKASIRSNYAARQKGVPGDHIDERTPEEIVAAQLELEAMRAVILAMRPSWRQAFVLHRFRNMSYEDIALHMGMTVKQVENCIAQAMKRIRKARRRIESAGT; translated from the coding sequence TTGTCAAGGCGCATTTCGTGCCTCTTTGTGCGCAATTCCCGCCAATTCAGAGAAAGGAGTATTCTTGGGGAGTCGATCGGGATCGGGAGGAGACCCATCAACACCGCTTTCAAGCGCGGTCAAGACAATGTCATCGACCTGGCATCGCACGGGCGGCCGGAGCGAAGGCGTCTGGTCGAGCGGCTATTCGGCGAGCACGCGCATGCGCTTCGGGTGTTCCTCAAGGGGCGGCTGGTTCCGCCGGACGAGATCGAAGACCTTGTGCAGGAATTGTTCGTCCGGCTGATGAAAGTGAAACGGCTGGAGGAGAAGATGTCCGCCTCCTCCGGCAGCAACCGCTCCTACCTCCTGACCATGGCCAACAACATGGTTGTCGACCAGCAGCGAAAGGCGAGCATCCGCAGCAACTATGCCGCCCGGCAGAAGGGAGTTCCGGGCGATCACATTGATGAGCGGACACCCGAGGAAATCGTTGCGGCGCAACTGGAGCTGGAAGCCATGCGGGCCGTCATCCTGGCGATGCGCCCCAGCTGGCGGCAGGCCTTCGTGCTTCACCGTTTCCGCAACATGAGCTACGAAGATATCGCCCTGCACATGGGCATGACCGTCAAGCAGGTCGAGAACTGCATCGCCCAGGCGATGAAGCGAATCCGCAAGGCCCGCCGCAGGATCGAATCCGCCGGAACATGA
- a CDS encoding DUF4974 domain-containing protein, which produces MLKNLQDILNGGVEQALLRLWSSQLSEAEAAAIRSRAKDDPKYREELLAALDAHAGMEDLADDPAIRAIADESAELSRLQRSQRRARFAVAAGIVLAVGATLIYLAPWSGPDDSHLQRHFTRTGEQKTIELDDGSAVTLNTATQLVVDYGANGRRILLERGEAFFDVAEDPQRPFTVELGVRSVTAIGTVFNVRRDPQRYEVAVLEGAVAIHALTEDASAGALPVSTDGEAAAVDAPGQRRVDAGWLAEFHVSRNELTAFQPKSMDRYLGWRNGMLRFDREPLYRVVQELNRYTRKKILIEDAAVMELSVYASVSVNELDSALDALEQLLAIEITEHYDRIVITGSEGRPPARGAGG; this is translated from the coding sequence ATGCTGAAGAATCTTCAGGACATTTTGAACGGCGGAGTGGAGCAGGCGCTGTTGCGCCTGTGGTCCTCTCAACTGTCGGAAGCCGAGGCTGCGGCGATCCGCAGCCGGGCCAAGGACGATCCCAAATACCGCGAAGAATTGCTCGCTGCGCTGGATGCGCACGCAGGTATGGAAGACCTGGCCGACGATCCCGCGATCCGGGCTATCGCGGACGAGAGCGCGGAGCTGAGCAGGCTGCAGCGCTCGCAACGACGAGCGCGTTTCGCTGTAGCCGCCGGCATTGTGCTAGCGGTCGGCGCAACCCTTATTTACCTTGCGCCCTGGAGCGGTCCGGACGATAGCCATCTCCAGCGTCACTTCACCCGGACCGGCGAGCAGAAGACCATCGAGCTGGACGACGGCTCCGCCGTGACGCTGAACACCGCCACGCAACTCGTGGTGGACTACGGCGCCAACGGGCGAAGGATTCTGCTGGAGCGCGGAGAAGCCTTTTTCGACGTCGCCGAAGATCCGCAACGTCCATTCACCGTGGAACTGGGCGTTCGTTCGGTCACCGCCATCGGGACCGTGTTCAACGTGCGCAGGGACCCGCAGCGCTACGAAGTGGCGGTTCTGGAAGGCGCGGTGGCTATTCATGCCTTGACTGAAGATGCTTCGGCTGGGGCGCTGCCGGTTTCAACCGACGGCGAGGCCGCGGCGGTTGACGCGCCCGGGCAGCGCCGGGTGGACGCAGGTTGGCTGGCGGAATTCCACGTAAGCCGCAACGAGCTGACCGCGTTCCAGCCCAAGTCGATGGACCGCTACCTGGGCTGGCGCAATGGAATGCTGCGTTTCGACCGCGAGCCCCTGTACCGGGTCGTGCAGGAACTGAACCGCTACACCCGCAAGAAGATCCTGATCGAGGACGCGGCGGTCATGGAATTGAGCGTGTATGCGTCGGTGAGCGTGAATGAGCTGGATTCTGCACTCGACGCCCTGGAGCAATTGCTGGCCATCGAAATCACGGAACACTACGACCGGATCGTGATCACCGGTTCGGAAGGGAGGCCCCCCGCGCGCGGCGCCGGGGGCTGA
- a CDS encoding TonB-dependent receptor plug domain-containing protein, translated as MKSITKSLGTLAYPALAALVLSLGAAGASADDAEVLTLDIKSQQAGSALMELAGSSGVQILVSDEAGADVEVEGLTGEYKFDDALAALLTDTSLAYEYTSDNVVLVQQAQAQPQESGQLEEVEAPDETASVEEREDPLELSQQTVTGSRLLGGDPSARVFSFTAEDIARRGVSNLEDFFRRMAWHQASLNSQTSNANSIHTNDARYSRDSVLPGNGLGVSALNLRGLGWENTLVLMNGRRLAGTGGIEDDFVNLLDVPLAAIERVDVQLDGSSAVYGSDALGGVVNFITKKDYQGLSATYRRSYSSTDADSDNANITAGYGWGSGNITAIATHSTSEPINNAKTGWTTLDFRPLFGPEFDFRDFLSGQPGVVCVLGPPRQWNPAYPPSYRCPGSYDPVQRAFLTTYHQLPASHSGAGATADDFVTWRGNYATPSPVPLDELPPQNGQERENMGLVLSMEQYLTDDLRLFADVKWNTSENYQEFSRRMSGNALLVPASNAYNPFGAPVQVRYAPVHEFETGLLPVQYDWSESENRTIAVGGFWNIADSHVLEVEANRTKSWRNTRGYRATGTRGALDSTAEAFYAALSSPDPARALNPFGNGTAQGSAFAEFLTDGGLGADLPYEGVTETRQYRLSVSGNTFDLWGAGPIVYVIGAEYQQSIIYYSQDNTNTDLEGIDETLNWLLGSTFWVGQERPTRDTGALFTELSIPLIGPDMNIPLADSLNLTLQMRYDRYETQGVSDGLETPQIMIRYYYWDPFAAEIRHTVRSWPNRILNPSQVHTAKVTDSSPRIGIYYKPTPTVTWRMSWQRSFNAPNWRDQFSPREPFPPSVFASNSFRRIVDPYDPDGPTEITRDLGVTQVTQNYTPDIDAEHLDNWSASLEWAPEILPGLRLSLDWRKAEYTDRIARSTLWIYDNPEWLLGLDEIAVRDERGNLQQVIHRNINISADYNEMFDAKVEYQVDTRWGLFMPQIGYSRYLDDYRKIVEDSPEISNVGELGGPNVYQWSASLGWEWNSWSAFVYMKYTPSYVDPQFLYCNPNHLAMEGTRCTEVWEYASQDISSLTTVDMTVTYQMDNGLRIRAGGTNILDREAPLAISRSSSQLPQPYDASRWDAKGQVLFLELNWEFGADD; from the coding sequence ATGAAGAGCATTACGAAATCACTTGGGACACTTGCCTATCCGGCGCTGGCGGCGCTGGTGCTGTCGCTGGGCGCGGCCGGCGCTTCGGCGGACGACGCCGAAGTCCTGACTCTGGACATCAAGTCTCAGCAGGCCGGTTCGGCGCTGATGGAGCTGGCCGGTTCCTCCGGCGTTCAGATCCTGGTCTCGGACGAGGCCGGCGCGGACGTCGAGGTGGAGGGCCTGACGGGCGAATACAAGTTCGACGACGCCTTGGCCGCGCTGCTGACGGACACCAGCCTGGCGTACGAGTACACGTCGGATAACGTGGTGCTCGTGCAGCAGGCGCAGGCGCAGCCGCAGGAGTCCGGCCAGCTTGAGGAAGTGGAAGCGCCCGACGAGACCGCGTCCGTGGAGGAAAGGGAGGACCCACTCGAGCTCAGTCAGCAGACGGTGACCGGTTCGCGGTTGCTCGGCGGCGATCCCAGCGCAAGGGTATTCAGCTTTACCGCTGAAGACATCGCCCGCCGAGGCGTATCCAACCTTGAGGATTTTTTCCGCAGGATGGCATGGCATCAGGCTTCTCTCAACTCGCAAACCAGCAACGCCAACTCTATCCACACCAACGACGCACGTTACAGCCGCGATAGCGTGCTGCCGGGTAATGGCCTGGGCGTGTCGGCCCTGAACCTGCGCGGATTGGGCTGGGAGAACACGCTGGTGCTGATGAATGGACGGCGTCTTGCCGGCACCGGAGGCATTGAGGACGACTTCGTGAACCTGCTCGATGTGCCGCTGGCGGCGATCGAACGGGTGGACGTGCAACTGGACGGCTCGTCGGCGGTGTACGGCTCGGATGCCCTTGGCGGCGTTGTGAATTTCATCACCAAGAAGGATTACCAGGGTTTATCCGCCACTTATCGGCGTTCCTACAGCTCCACGGACGCCGACAGCGACAACGCCAACATCACCGCCGGTTACGGATGGGGCAGCGGAAACATCACCGCCATTGCTACCCACTCCACCAGCGAACCGATCAACAACGCCAAGACCGGCTGGACGACGCTGGACTTTCGACCGCTGTTCGGGCCCGAGTTCGACTTCAGGGACTTCCTATCCGGACAGCCGGGCGTGGTTTGCGTGCTCGGCCCGCCCAGGCAATGGAATCCCGCCTATCCGCCCAGCTACCGATGCCCGGGATCCTATGACCCGGTCCAGCGCGCGTTTCTGACCACCTACCACCAACTGCCCGCCAGTCATAGCGGCGCCGGGGCCACGGCGGACGATTTCGTTACCTGGCGGGGCAACTACGCCACGCCATCTCCTGTGCCACTGGACGAACTCCCGCCGCAAAACGGTCAGGAGCGCGAGAACATGGGGTTGGTCCTGAGCATGGAGCAGTACTTGACGGACGACTTGCGGCTGTTCGCCGATGTGAAATGGAACACAAGCGAGAACTATCAGGAATTCAGCCGTCGAATGTCCGGCAATGCACTCCTGGTTCCGGCCAGCAACGCCTACAATCCCTTCGGCGCACCGGTGCAGGTACGCTATGCGCCCGTGCATGAATTCGAAACCGGCCTGTTGCCCGTTCAATACGACTGGTCGGAAAGCGAGAATCGCACCATTGCTGTCGGCGGCTTCTGGAACATCGCCGATAGCCATGTGCTGGAAGTGGAAGCCAATCGCACCAAGTCGTGGCGCAACACGCGCGGCTACCGCGCCACAGGCACCCGCGGCGCCCTGGATTCGACCGCGGAGGCGTTTTACGCGGCGCTCTCCAGTCCGGACCCGGCGCGGGCGCTGAATCCGTTCGGCAACGGCACGGCTCAGGGTTCGGCGTTCGCGGAATTTCTGACCGATGGCGGTCTGGGGGCCGATCTCCCCTACGAGGGCGTTACCGAAACCCGCCAGTACAGGCTTTCGGTGAGCGGCAACACCTTTGACCTGTGGGGCGCCGGGCCCATCGTCTATGTCATAGGCGCGGAGTACCAGCAGAGCATCATCTATTATTCGCAGGACAACACCAACACGGACCTGGAAGGCATAGACGAGACCTTGAACTGGCTCCTCGGTTCCACGTTCTGGGTGGGCCAGGAGCGTCCCACCCGCGATACGGGCGCCTTATTCACCGAACTGTCCATTCCACTGATAGGACCGGACATGAACATACCTCTGGCGGACAGCCTGAATCTGACCTTGCAGATGCGCTACGACCGCTACGAAACGCAAGGCGTATCGGATGGGCTGGAAACGCCCCAGATCATGATTCGATACTACTACTGGGATCCGTTCGCCGCAGAAATCAGGCATACCGTGCGGAGTTGGCCCAACCGCATCCTGAATCCATCCCAGGTGCATACCGCCAAGGTTACCGACAGCAGCCCGCGCATCGGTATTTACTACAAACCCACGCCCACCGTCACCTGGAGGATGTCGTGGCAGCGCTCATTCAATGCGCCCAACTGGCGCGATCAGTTCAGCCCTCGGGAGCCCTTTCCGCCGTCCGTTTTCGCCAGCAACTCCTTTCGCAGGATTGTGGACCCGTACGACCCGGATGGCCCCACCGAGATTACCCGGGACCTCGGCGTAACCCAGGTGACGCAGAATTACACCCCGGACATTGACGCCGAACACCTCGACAACTGGTCGGCAAGTCTGGAGTGGGCGCCCGAAATATTGCCGGGCCTGCGCCTGAGCCTTGATTGGCGCAAGGCCGAATATACTGACCGGATCGCTAGAAGCACCCTCTGGATCTACGACAACCCCGAGTGGCTGCTCGGCCTCGACGAGATCGCCGTGCGCGACGAACGTGGCAACCTTCAGCAAGTGATCCATCGCAATATAAACATCTCCGCAGACTACAACGAGATGTTCGACGCGAAAGTCGAGTATCAGGTGGACACGCGCTGGGGGCTGTTCATGCCGCAGATCGGCTACTCGCGCTATCTTGATGATTACCGCAAGATCGTTGAGGATTCCCCCGAAATATCCAATGTGGGAGAACTCGGAGGCCCCAACGTTTATCAGTGGAGCGCGTCGCTGGGGTGGGAGTGGAACTCCTGGAGTGCGTTCGTGTATATGAAATACACGCCTAGCTACGTTGACCCGCAATTCCTGTACTGTAATCCAAACCATCTGGCCATGGAAGGAACGCGCTGCACGGAGGTTTGGGAATATGCCTCGCAGGATATTTCATCGCTTACCACCGTGGATATGACAGTGACCTACCAGATGGATAATGGGCTGCGCATTCGCGCCGGCGGCACCAACATCCTGGATCGCGAAGCGCCGCTGGCCATTTCCCGTTCAAGCAGTCAACTCCCCCAACCCTACGATGCGTCACGCTGGGACGCGAAGGGCCAGGTGTTGTTCCTCGAGTTGAACTGGGAGTTTGGAGCCGACGACTGA